A part of Candidatus Zixiibacteriota bacterium genomic DNA contains:
- the pyrF gene encoding orotidine-5'-phosphate decarboxylase — protein MKYKEKIAQLVTERKTVICVGLDTDIEKIPAHLKTFDNPILEFNRQIIEATSDIVCSYKPNIAFYESLGSQGWEVLKKTVEAVPKSVPVIIDAKRGDIGNTSAMYAKAIFEDLGGDAVTLSPYLGEDSLAPFIEYKDKFSFILCVTSNAGAQDFQFLEVNDRPLYHHVAESVLKWNKNDNLGLVVGAPYPQKIKELRAISGNLPFLIPGVGAQGGDLEAAVRFGSDEGTSLVVVNNARAVLYASDGVDFAEKAREEVQKLNQIISGLGIY, from the coding sequence ATGAAATACAAAGAGAAAATCGCGCAGTTGGTCACGGAAAGAAAAACTGTGATCTGTGTCGGGCTCGACACTGACATTGAAAAGATCCCCGCACACCTGAAGACGTTCGATAACCCGATACTCGAATTCAACAGGCAGATAATCGAGGCTACCTCCGACATTGTCTGTTCCTACAAGCCGAACATTGCATTTTATGAGAGCCTGGGGAGTCAAGGATGGGAGGTTCTCAAGAAGACTGTCGAGGCTGTGCCGAAATCAGTTCCGGTGATTATTGATGCTAAGCGGGGTGACATCGGCAATACGTCGGCTATGTATGCAAAAGCGATCTTCGAGGATCTTGGCGGTGACGCTGTGACACTCTCACCATATCTCGGTGAGGATTCTCTTGCGCCGTTTATCGAGTACAAAGATAAATTCTCGTTCATTCTCTGTGTGACATCGAATGCCGGCGCGCAGGATTTTCAGTTTCTGGAAGTCAATGATCGGCCTTTGTACCATCACGTCGCGGAGTCCGTTCTGAAATGGAACAAGAATGACAATCTCGGGCTGGTGGTCGGTGCACCATATCCTCAGAAGATAAAAGAACTTAGAGCGATATCAGGAAATCTGCCGTTCCTGATTCCCGGCGTTGGGGCGCAGGGTGGGGATCTTGAAGCGGCTGTCAGATTCGGGTCCGATGAAGGCACAAGTCTCGTCGTCGTGAACAATGCGCGAGCGGTCCTGTATGCCTCCGATGGGGTCGATTTCGCCGAGAAGGCTCGAGAAGAGGTCCAGAAGCTCAATCAGATAATCTCCGGTCTCGGCATTTATTGA
- the lon gene encoding endopeptidase La: MVVFPYVVVPLMISSQKNARLVDDALMAGRTIGLVAQKSGESDSPGPDDIYRIGTTATILKMLRFPDGSVRFLVQGLSRFRITEFTELSPNLTAKVEYLDEHTGDSIKIEALNRNILEILRKVVDLAPNLAEEVYVSALNQESPSKLADYAATNINISQEERQELLETLDVRKRLEKVHAYLNKELEVLELSKKIQSDAASEMGKSQKEYILREQLKAIHRELGEADDRTAEVEEFKQKIGEAKMHPVAQEAALKELDRLSRMNPSAAEYTVSRTYIEWLISLPWAISIEDDLDIKRAAKILNEDHYDLEKVKERILEYLAVRMLKPDVKGPILCFAGPPGVGKTSLGQSIARAMGRKFQRIALGGMHDEAEIRGHRRTYIGSMPGRIIQSIRRAGSNNPVFMLDEIDKVGKDFRGDPASALLEVLDPEQNDTFSDHYLDCPFDLSKVMFITTANVLDTIPDVLRDRMEVIRIPGYTDLEKIQIAKKYLVPRELENHGLKHTNIDFRDAAIKKMINEYTRESGLRNLNREIATACRKVARGVAEGKHKKVSVVTGNVNQFLGPPKFVREKAERVGQVGAAAGLAWTSAGGEVLYVEATKMAGKGSLTLTGHLGEVMKESVQAALSFIRSQSGLLCLNEHSFENTDIHVHVPAGAVPKDGPSAGITMATAIASLMCNRPVKPRIAMTGEITLRGNVLPIGGLKEKLLGAYAAGMTTVILPQKNRKDTQEIPEELMKNLKLEFVDNIQQVFELALEKKATSGTSKKRATRAVGKKKKTRK; encoded by the coding sequence ATGGTGGTTTTCCCATATGTTGTCGTGCCACTGATGATATCGAGTCAGAAGAACGCTCGGCTTGTTGACGACGCGCTCATGGCAGGACGGACAATCGGGCTTGTGGCACAGAAATCGGGGGAGAGTGACAGCCCCGGACCAGATGACATCTATCGGATCGGAACGACGGCGACTATCCTGAAGATGCTCAGGTTTCCTGATGGGAGTGTCAGGTTTCTTGTACAGGGTCTTTCTCGATTCAGAATCACTGAATTTACGGAACTCTCGCCGAATCTCACTGCGAAGGTTGAGTATCTCGATGAGCACACCGGAGATAGTATCAAGATAGAAGCTCTCAACAGGAATATCCTCGAAATTCTCAGGAAAGTTGTCGATCTCGCGCCAAATCTGGCGGAGGAGGTTTACGTCTCCGCTCTTAATCAGGAGAGCCCATCGAAACTGGCCGACTACGCTGCTACGAATATTAACATCTCACAGGAGGAGCGACAGGAGTTACTGGAGACTCTCGATGTGAGGAAGAGGCTTGAGAAGGTCCACGCATACTTGAACAAAGAGCTCGAAGTGCTCGAATTGTCGAAGAAGATACAGTCGGATGCTGCGTCCGAGATGGGAAAGTCACAGAAGGAATACATCCTTCGCGAACAACTCAAGGCAATCCACCGCGAACTCGGTGAGGCGGATGACCGCACAGCCGAAGTCGAGGAGTTCAAGCAGAAGATCGGCGAGGCAAAAATGCACCCGGTGGCACAGGAGGCCGCTCTCAAGGAACTCGATCGGCTGTCGCGTATGAACCCATCGGCGGCTGAATATACAGTCTCGCGAACATATATCGAGTGGCTGATTAGCCTGCCCTGGGCAATATCGATTGAAGATGATCTTGATATCAAACGCGCTGCGAAGATTTTGAACGAAGATCACTATGATCTGGAGAAGGTCAAGGAGCGCATTCTGGAATATCTTGCGGTGCGGATGCTGAAGCCTGATGTGAAGGGTCCGATTCTCTGTTTCGCGGGTCCTCCCGGTGTCGGGAAAACTTCTCTTGGTCAGTCAATAGCACGCGCAATGGGACGCAAGTTCCAGCGCATCGCTCTCGGTGGAATGCATGATGAAGCGGAGATCAGAGGCCACAGGCGCACCTATATCGGCTCAATGCCGGGCAGGATAATTCAGAGTATTCGCCGAGCAGGATCTAACAACCCCGTTTTTATGCTCGACGAGATTGACAAGGTCGGGAAAGATTTCCGTGGCGACCCGGCGTCAGCATTGCTCGAAGTTCTCGATCCGGAACAGAATGATACTTTCTCGGATCATTATCTTGACTGTCCGTTCGATTTGTCGAAGGTGATGTTTATCACGACCGCAAATGTTCTCGACACGATACCCGATGTGCTGCGCGACCGGATGGAAGTAATCCGGATACCGGGATACACCGATCTCGAGAAGATACAGATCGCTAAGAAATATCTTGTGCCGCGCGAACTCGAGAACCATGGGCTGAAACATACAAACATCGATTTCAGGGATGCGGCGATCAAGAAGATGATCAACGAGTACACGCGCGAGTCGGGACTCCGCAATCTGAATCGCGAAATCGCGACGGCCTGCCGCAAGGTCGCGCGCGGTGTAGCTGAAGGCAAACATAAGAAAGTTTCTGTCGTCACGGGCAATGTGAATCAGTTCCTGGGGCCGCCTAAATTTGTAAGAGAGAAAGCCGAGCGTGTAGGGCAGGTTGGCGCTGCCGCAGGGCTGGCGTGGACTTCTGCCGGCGGTGAGGTGCTATATGTCGAGGCGACAAAAATGGCGGGAAAGGGCAGTCTCACTCTGACCGGACATCTCGGAGAAGTGATGAAAGAATCGGTACAGGCTGCGTTATCCTTTATCAGGTCACAGTCCGGATTGCTCTGTCTAAATGAGCATTCGTTCGAGAATACCGATATTCACGTTCATGTGCCCGCGGGCGCGGTTCCTAAAGATGGACCGTCGGCGGGAATCACGATGGCGACCGCGATAGCGTCGCTTATGTGCAACCGGCCGGTCAAACCGAGGATTGCTATGACCGGCGAGATCACTCTCAGGGGAAATGTCCTGCCGATTGGTGGCCTCAAAGAGAAGCTTCTCGGAGCGTATGCTGCTGGGATGACTACTGTGATTCTGCCACAGAAGAATCGAAAGGACACACAGGAAATTCCCGAAGAGTTGATGAAGAATCTCAAGCTCGAATTCGTCGACAACATCCA